The sequence below is a genomic window from Synechococcus sp. UW179A.
AATCCGCCGACAGAAGCACTTGAAGCTACACACCAAGATGATCATTGTTGATCAAAAAGCAGCTGTGATTGGTTCCATGAATCTTGACAGAAGTGCCTTTGATATTCGTCGAGAGTTGGGGATGGAAACGGATGCGCCAGAGGTGATTGCTCACTGCTGCCAAATGTTTGATTCCGACTGGCATAAAGCTGAAGACTATTTAGCTCCGGATCCTCTTGACCCATCCATGCATGATCATGGGGAATTGGCTCCTGACCCTGATTTTATTCATGAGTGAGATCTCCAGCAGGTCAGAGGTGGAGTCTGGTCATCAGATTGATCCAGGTCTTCGCGAGCTTTTTGTTTGCATGATGCAGGTGGCGTTCTCTGCTTTTGGCGGAGGAATGTCTCTCTGGAGTCACCGGATCATTGTTGAGCGACGTCATTGGATGACGTCAGAAGCGTTTGTCACGGGATTGACGGTTGCTCGTCTTTTCCCAGGTCCGAATCAGATCAATATGTCGGTCTATATCGGCTCAATTTTCAAAGGTGTTCCTGGATCTCTGGCGGCGACAGCTGGAATCATTCTTCTACCCTTCACTTTATTGATGCTGTTGGGTCTGATCTACTTTCAGGTCAGTGCAATCTCTGAGGTCAATCGTCTTCTTGCTGGTCTTGCCGCTGCAGCTGCAGGGATGGCTCTGTCTATGGGATTCAAGATATTGGATGTCTATAAAAAAGATCATCTCGCCCTAGCTATTGCGGTCATTGTTTTTGTGTGTCTTCAGGGGTTCAAGTTCCCTTTGATTCCTGTTGTTCTAGTGGCTGGTGCGATTTCGATGAGTTTGTACTGGCCTCGAGGGCAACAGCGATGACTGCGATTCAAACCTGGTGGCAGGTGGTGATTACCTTCCTGAAGCTCTCTTTGTTTTCCATTGGTGGTGGCAACACGCTCTTGCAGGCTTACCACCGTGAAGCTGTTGAAACCTTCGGCTGGCTGACGAACCGTCAATTCTCTGATCTTTATGGTTTGGCGGAGGCAGCTCCAGGGCCAAGTTCCATGTTTGTGGGTCTTCTTGGTCTTGGAGCGGGCTGGAAGCACGGACCGGTCTGGGCCCTGATCACGGGATACTCCGCAGAGATCGCGATTTTGCTGCCATCCACAGTGGTCATGCTGATTGCATCGGTTTATTGGAATCACTGGCGCGATTCCCCCTGGCGGATGGCTTTTGAACGGGGTCTTGGGCCGGTCACGCTTGGCATTCTGTTTTCTGTGAGCGTTACGATCCTCAAAACAGCCAACCACAGCTTGATCGCCTATGGGCTGTCATTCATGGTGTGCTTCTTCGTTTTGAAGACAAAGATTTCACCATTAGTTTTTATAGGCATCTGTGGCCTTGCTGGTGTGCTGGGTTTCGTGCGTTGATCTGAACGAACCGAAAGATCAGTTCATTTCTGCTTTAGATCCATGGTTTTTGCTGGCGGGCGTATTGCAGGCTCTGCTTCGGCTGATGTTCAAGTCATCTGATGGCTATAACCCTGTTGCACTTCATTGTTAATGACTGTCCCTCGTGGACAATGACGACATGACAGACAACAGCGAACTTGCCGGACTGCAGGCTCTCGTCGCCGACGTTGGTGGCGGCAATGTGATTGATGCCGAATTGCTTGAAGGTTGCACTGTGCAGGCGCATGAGCTCGATGAGATGGATGAGGACCAGGCTGCTCGTGTCGCTGCTCATTGCTTCTCCGTGCTCTTTGATCACAAGGTTGATCAGCTTGAGGGCACGGTGGCTGATGCTGTTGCAGGGGTGTGGCGCGGCAAGGTTGATGGCTTTACGTTCACCATCAGCCGTGCAGATCTTGGTGACTTGGTGCTTGATTTCAACGTTCCTGATTAATGACCGTTGATGAGCTGCGTCAGGACCTATCTCAACGGATCGGTCGACCTGTTGAACGGCTACTCACGCGGGATGGCAACGCTGTCATCGAGCTCGTTGATCTCTACCAACCCTCACCCGCTGGTTTTGGTGGTCAATTGCGTCTCCGTGATGGAACAGCGATGACCTGGGAGCTTTGGCTTGAGGATGGTGACAGCTGGAATTTCCACACTGGTTCGTTGACCGATTAGAGGCTCGTCGCTGTTCGACTCCTGAATCAGCTTGTGGTGAACACTGGCCGACAGTGAGAACCATTCTTAGGTTTCAGGCTGATTAGTCGCGTTCGTGCTGCGGGGATGTCGGATCAAGTTCTCAAGTTGGTGATGGTTGCTGTCGTAGTGATCATCTCTCTCGCCACAGGTCGGCCGGCTCTGATGGCCATGCGGTCTGATCGATCCTTGCCTGCTCTTGGTTTTGGTGAAGCCTTCGCTGCTGGAATTTTTTTGGGTGCCGGTTTGATTCACATGCTTGGTGACTCACAGTCGGCGTTTGATACTGCTCAAATCGGCTATCCGTTCGCGATGGTGATCTGTGGATCGGTGATGCTTCTGCTTCTGTGGATTGAGCATTTGGCGAACCGTGGGATGGAGTCTCCATCCGGCAACAGCAGGCTTCTGCCACTCACGGCTGTTGCGATGTTGTCGATTCACTCTCTGCTGATGGGTGCCGCTTTTGGGGTGTCGTCCTCAGTGGCGTTAACGGTGGTGATCTTCATCGCCGTGCTGGCCCACAAAGGCTCTGCCAGTTTTGCTCTGGGTCTTGAGCTTGGCCGTTCCGAGTTTTCAAAGCGTTCGGCCTGGCGGCTCTTCCTGGTGTTCGTTGTGATGTTCCCTTTCGGTG
It includes:
- a CDS encoding chromate transporter is translated as MSEISSRSEVESGHQIDPGLRELFVCMMQVAFSAFGGGMSLWSHRIIVERRHWMTSEAFVTGLTVARLFPGPNQINMSVYIGSIFKGVPGSLAATAGIILLPFTLLMLLGLIYFQVSAISEVNRLLAGLAAAAAGMALSMGFKILDVYKKDHLALAIAVIVFVCLQGFKFPLIPVVLVAGAISMSLYWPRGQQR
- a CDS encoding chromate transporter, whose protein sequence is MTAIQTWWQVVITFLKLSLFSIGGGNTLLQAYHREAVETFGWLTNRQFSDLYGLAEAAPGPSSMFVGLLGLGAGWKHGPVWALITGYSAEIAILLPSTVVMLIASVYWNHWRDSPWRMAFERGLGPVTLGILFSVSVTILKTANHSLIAYGLSFMVCFFVLKTKISPLVFIGICGLAGVLGFVR
- a CDS encoding ZIP family metal transporter, which translates into the protein MSDQVLKLVMVAVVVIISLATGRPALMAMRSDRSLPALGFGEAFAAGIFLGAGLIHMLGDSQSAFDTAQIGYPFAMVICGSVMLLLLWIEHLANRGMESPSGNSRLLPLTAVAMLSIHSLLMGAAFGVSSSVALTVVIFIAVLAHKGSASFALGLELGRSEFSKRSAWRLFLVFVVMFPFGALVGQALSTASDAHPLVEASISAAAAGTFLFFGTLHGLAASPMINRCCNQREFIAAVGGFAVMAVVAIWT